Proteins encoded within one genomic window of Streptomyces sp. NBC_00523:
- a CDS encoding MFS transporter, with protein sequence MTDAAAPAPRTTRPVPAGRNYRLLTAASIITALGTHGALIAAAFAVLQSGGDAGDVGLVAAAKTVPLVLFLLIGGAIADRIPRHRVMVAANTLNCVSQALFALLVLAGDPQLWQMMLLTALCGTGQAFFGPAAEGMLMSSVSGEQASRAFALFRMSTQGAAIGGAALGGAMIAAMDPGWVLAVDAAAFAVAGALRAFLDVSHIPAREPGGGLLADLRDGWQEFTGRPWLWAIVAQFSVVVAAVGAAEAVYGPLVARDSLGGARPWGFALAAFGVGNLAGALLMMRWKPRRLLLAGTLCVFPLALPSAGLAVPLSAYWLCLVMFVTGTAIEVFGVSWMTAMHQEIPEEKLSRVSAYDWFGSVAMVPVATALAGPVESLVGRSQALWGCAGLVVLVTGAVLFVPDVRNLTRRSETVEVATAPLMPPTSAEAEGAVGRLG encoded by the coding sequence GTGACCGACGCAGCCGCCCCCGCCCCCCGCACCACCCGACCCGTTCCGGCGGGCCGCAACTACCGGCTGCTGACCGCCGCCTCGATCATCACCGCCCTGGGCACCCACGGCGCGCTGATCGCGGCGGCGTTCGCGGTTCTCCAGTCGGGCGGCGACGCCGGTGACGTCGGTCTCGTCGCCGCCGCCAAGACCGTGCCGCTGGTGCTGTTCCTGCTCATCGGCGGGGCGATAGCCGACCGGATACCGCGCCACCGGGTGATGGTCGCGGCCAACACCCTCAACTGCGTCTCGCAGGCGCTCTTCGCCCTGCTGGTCCTGGCCGGCGACCCGCAGCTGTGGCAGATGATGCTGCTCACCGCGCTCTGCGGCACCGGGCAGGCGTTCTTCGGCCCGGCGGCCGAGGGCATGCTGATGTCGAGCGTCAGCGGCGAGCAGGCGAGCCGCGCCTTCGCGCTCTTCCGGATGTCCACGCAGGGCGCCGCGATCGGCGGCGCGGCCCTCGGCGGCGCCATGATCGCGGCCATGGACCCCGGCTGGGTGCTCGCCGTCGACGCGGCCGCCTTCGCGGTCGCCGGGGCCCTGCGCGCCTTCCTCGACGTCAGCCACATCCCGGCCCGCGAGCCCGGGGGCGGGCTGCTCGCGGACCTGCGGGACGGCTGGCAGGAGTTCACGGGCCGCCCGTGGCTGTGGGCCATCGTCGCCCAGTTCTCCGTGGTGGTCGCCGCCGTCGGGGCGGCCGAGGCGGTCTACGGCCCGCTGGTCGCCCGCGACTCACTCGGCGGCGCCCGGCCCTGGGGCTTCGCACTCGCCGCGTTCGGCGTCGGCAACCTGGCCGGGGCACTGCTGATGATGCGGTGGAAACCGCGCCGGCTACTGCTGGCCGGAACGCTCTGCGTCTTCCCGCTGGCCCTGCCGTCGGCCGGGCTCGCGGTGCCGCTGTCGGCGTACTGGCTCTGCCTGGTGATGTTCGTCACCGGTACGGCGATCGAGGTGTTCGGCGTCTCCTGGATGACGGCCATGCACCAGGAGATCCCGGAGGAGAAGCTGTCGCGCGTCTCGGCCTACGACTGGTTCGGCTCGGTGGCCATGGTGCCGGTCGCCACGGCTCTCGCCGGACCGGTCGAGTCGCTGGTCGGGCGCTCCCAGGCGCTCTGGGGGTGCGCGGGCCTGGTCGTGCTCGTCACGGGTGCGGTGCTGTTCGTTCCGGATGTACGCAACCTGACCCGCAGGTCCGAGACGGTCGAGGTGGCCACCGCCCCGCTCATGCCACCCACCTCAGCCGAGGCTGAAGGCGCCGTCGGGCGGCTCGGGTGA
- a CDS encoding gamma carbonic anhydrase family protein, whose protein sequence is MAEQAMIMGIGGKEPVIDAEAFTAPTSVAIGDITMAAGSSLWYQAVLRADCGPIVIGADSNIQDNCSVHVDPGFTVTVGERVSVGHNAVLHGCTIEDDVLIGMGATVLNGAHIGAGSLVAAQALVPQGMRVPPGSLVAGVPAKVKRELTEEELAGVRFNAVGYVELAKAHREACEG, encoded by the coding sequence ATGGCGGAGCAGGCGATGATCATGGGCATCGGCGGCAAGGAGCCGGTCATCGACGCGGAGGCGTTCACCGCCCCGACGTCGGTGGCGATCGGCGACATCACCATGGCGGCGGGCTCCAGCCTCTGGTACCAGGCGGTGCTGCGCGCGGACTGCGGGCCGATCGTGATCGGCGCGGACTCCAACATCCAGGACAACTGCAGCGTCCACGTCGACCCCGGCTTCACGGTGACGGTCGGCGAGCGGGTCTCGGTCGGCCACAACGCGGTCCTGCACGGCTGCACCATCGAGGACGACGTCCTCATCGGCATGGGGGCCACCGTGCTCAACGGCGCCCACATCGGCGCGGGCTCGCTGGTCGCCGCGCAGGCCCTCGTACCGCAGGGGATGCGCGTGCCGCCGGGGTCGTTGGTCGCGGGCGTCCCGGCGAAGGTGAAGCGGGAGCTGACCGAGGAGGAGCTGGCGGGCGTCCGCTTCAACGCGGTGGGTTACGTGGAGCTGGCCAAGGCCCACCGCGAAGCCTGCGAGGGCTGA
- a CDS encoding YbaK/EbsC family protein, translated as MRAPIGSFEDASPAVDRQDLLTAPVAEAVRTGWGGIAPDQVLHVDTDPEIADTAAFVAHHGPGLLDHSANCVVLSGKRGTDVTLAACLVLSHSRVDVNGVARKHLGLRKARFASMDTAVGETGMEYGGITPIGLPAAWPLLIDSAVVDEEWVLIGSGSRRGKLIVTGKALGALPGAVILDGLGMRAPEAP; from the coding sequence ATGCGCGCACCCATCGGCTCCTTCGAGGACGCCAGCCCCGCCGTCGACCGTCAGGACCTGCTCACCGCCCCGGTGGCCGAGGCAGTGCGCACCGGCTGGGGCGGCATCGCCCCCGACCAGGTCCTGCACGTCGACACCGACCCGGAGATCGCCGACACGGCGGCCTTCGTCGCCCACCACGGCCCCGGCCTGCTCGACCACTCGGCGAACTGCGTCGTCCTCTCCGGCAAGCGCGGCACCGACGTCACCCTCGCCGCCTGCCTGGTCCTGTCGCACTCGCGCGTCGATGTGAACGGCGTCGCCCGCAAGCACCTCGGCCTCCGCAAGGCGCGCTTCGCCTCGATGGACACCGCGGTCGGCGAGACCGGCATGGAGTACGGCGGCATCACGCCCATCGGGCTCCCCGCCGCCTGGCCGCTGCTGATCGACTCCGCCGTGGTGGACGAGGAGTGGGTCCTCATCGGCAGCGGTTCGCGCCGGGGCAAGCTGATCGTGACCGGCAAGGCGCTGGGCGCCCTGCCGGGCGCGGTGATCCTCGACGGACTGGGGATGCGGGCCCCCGAAGCGCCCTAA
- a CDS encoding helix-turn-helix domain-containing protein, whose translation MTDLDQLTQSLARNLKRWRGERGFTLDQLAARAGVSRGMIIQIEQARTNPSVGTTVKLADALGVSITTLLDYEQGSPVRLVPADQTVRLWSTEAGSSTTLLVGTDARGPLELCAWRLMPGEGSRSDPHPEGTVELLHVTAGTLTLVVADTPYEMGAGTSATFEAHHPHAYRNEGTEPVELTMAVSVPPVR comes from the coding sequence GTGACGGACCTCGATCAGCTGACCCAGTCCCTCGCGCGCAATCTCAAGCGCTGGCGCGGTGAACGCGGCTTCACCTTGGACCAGTTGGCCGCGCGCGCCGGGGTCAGCCGCGGCATGATCATCCAGATCGAGCAGGCCCGCACCAATCCGAGCGTCGGCACCACGGTCAAGCTGGCCGACGCGCTCGGCGTCAGCATCACCACCCTGCTCGACTACGAACAGGGCTCCCCGGTCCGCCTGGTCCCCGCCGACCAGACCGTCCGCCTCTGGTCCACCGAGGCGGGCAGCTCGACCACGCTCCTGGTCGGCACGGACGCCCGGGGCCCGCTCGAACTCTGTGCGTGGCGGCTGATGCCCGGCGAGGGCAGCCGCTCCGACCCGCACCCCGAGGGCACGGTCGAACTCCTCCACGTCACCGCCGGAACGCTCACGCTCGTCGTCGCCGACACCCCCTACGAGATGGGCGCCGGAACCTCCGCCACCTTCGAGGCGCACCATCCGCACGCCTACCGCAACGAGGGCACCGAACCGGTCGAACTCACCATGGCCGTAAGCGTTCCGCCCGTCAGGTGA
- a CDS encoding acyltransferase, translating to MPKNRNSLAPLTAWRRRALSGAVHRCWRWAREAGAVTAEHPGGLRFARIGAGTRLAFPQGTVFGEPWIRLGDHCIIGEQVTLTAGLMPGLDLGPDPILTLGDGVVLGRGSHVVADTTVTIGSDTYCGPYVYITSTNHSYDDPHQPIGKQWPRMEPVSIGPGCWIGTGAVILPGARLGRNVVVAAGAVVRGEVPDRAVVAGAPARVVRGWDPEKGWQPPLRTPAPVPIPEGVTPEQLLAVAQLEEG from the coding sequence GTGCCGAAGAACCGGAATTCGCTCGCCCCCCTGACCGCCTGGCGGCGGCGCGCCCTGTCCGGCGCCGTCCACCGCTGCTGGCGCTGGGCGCGCGAGGCGGGCGCGGTCACCGCCGAGCACCCCGGAGGGCTGCGGTTCGCCCGGATCGGCGCGGGCACCCGGCTGGCCTTCCCGCAGGGCACGGTCTTCGGGGAGCCGTGGATCCGGCTGGGCGACCACTGCATCATCGGCGAACAGGTCACGCTCACCGCGGGCCTCATGCCCGGCCTGGACCTCGGGCCCGACCCCATTCTCACCCTGGGCGACGGTGTCGTGCTGGGCCGGGGCAGCCATGTCGTCGCCGACACGACGGTGACCATCGGCTCGGACACGTACTGCGGTCCGTACGTCTACATCACCTCGACCAACCACAGCTACGACGACCCGCACCAGCCGATCGGCAAGCAGTGGCCCCGGATGGAGCCGGTCTCCATCGGCCCGGGCTGCTGGATCGGCACCGGCGCGGTGATCCTGCCCGGCGCCCGCCTCGGCCGCAACGTCGTCGTGGCCGCCGGAGCGGTGGTCCGCGGCGAGGTGCCCGACCGGGCGGTGGTGGCCGGAGCGCCCGCCCGTGTCGTACGCGGCTGGGACCCGGAGAAGGGCTGGCAGCCGCCCCTGCGGACACCGGCCCCGGTTCCGATCCCCGAGGGCGTCACCCCGGAACAACTCCTCGCCGTGGCCCAGCTCGAAGAGGGCTGA
- a CDS encoding CoA-binding protein translates to MYADTETIRRILEDTGDTWAVVGLSNNRSRAAYGVAEVLQRFGKRVVPVHPKAERVHGEDGYASLADIPFPVDVVDVFVNSELAGAVADEAVAKGARAVWFQLGVVDEQAYERTRAAGLDMVMDRCPAIEIPRLG, encoded by the coding sequence ATGTACGCAGACACGGAGACGATCCGCAGGATCCTGGAAGACACCGGCGACACCTGGGCGGTGGTGGGCCTGTCCAACAACCGCTCGCGCGCGGCCTACGGGGTCGCCGAGGTGCTTCAGCGCTTCGGCAAGCGCGTGGTGCCGGTGCACCCGAAGGCCGAGCGGGTGCACGGCGAGGACGGGTACGCCTCGCTGGCGGACATCCCGTTCCCGGTGGACGTGGTCGACGTCTTCGTCAACAGCGAGCTGGCGGGCGCGGTGGCCGACGAGGCGGTCGCCAAGGGCGCCCGGGCCGTCTGGTTCCAGCTCGGCGTGGTGGACGAGCAGGCGTACGAACGCACCCGTGCGGCCGGGCTCGACATGGTCATGGATCGCTGCCCCGCCATCGAGATCCCGCGCCTCGGTTAG
- a CDS encoding DUF4442 domain-containing protein: MTAGEMLAATVPMVRTLNLEFLESTAERAVIRMPDQPDYHNHVGGPHAGAMFTLAESASGAIVIAAFGDQLSRAVPLAVSAEIGYKKLAMGEVTATAVLGRPAAEVVAELDAGERPEFPVTVEIRRGDGAVTGEMTVIWTLRPNS, encoded by the coding sequence ATGACCGCGGGCGAGATGCTCGCCGCAACGGTTCCCATGGTCCGGACCCTCAACCTCGAATTCCTGGAGTCCACCGCCGAGCGCGCGGTGATCCGCATGCCGGACCAGCCCGACTACCACAATCACGTGGGCGGACCGCATGCCGGAGCGATGTTCACGCTGGCCGAGTCGGCGAGCGGCGCCATCGTCATCGCCGCCTTCGGCGACCAGCTCTCCCGGGCCGTGCCGCTCGCGGTCAGCGCCGAGATCGGCTACAAGAAGCTGGCCATGGGCGAGGTCACCGCGACCGCCGTCCTCGGCCGTCCCGCCGCCGAGGTCGTCGCCGAACTCGACGCGGGCGAGCGCCCCGAGTTCCCGGTGACCGTGGAGATCCGGCGCGGCGACGGCGCCGTGACCGGTGAGATGACCGTGATCTGGACGCTGCGCCCGAACTCCTGA
- a CDS encoding DedA family protein has product MHIQEWLETVPAISVYILVGAVIGLESLGIPLPGEIVLISAALLAASHDGINPWILGACATAGAVIGDSIGYAIGRKGGRPLLAWLGGKFPKHFGESQIGMAERSFQKWGMWAVFFGRFVALLRIFAGPLAGVLHMPYWKFLIANVLGGIAWAGGTTAVIYSVGVVAEAWLKRFSYLGLAIAVLIGLASMLVLKNRAKKAAAAHSAAAAEPEPDNVPVAD; this is encoded by the coding sequence TTGCACATCCAGGAATGGCTGGAGACCGTCCCCGCGATCAGCGTCTACATCCTGGTGGGCGCCGTCATCGGGCTGGAGAGCCTGGGCATCCCGCTGCCCGGCGAGATCGTCCTGATCAGCGCCGCGCTGCTGGCCGCGAGCCACGACGGCATCAACCCCTGGATCCTCGGCGCCTGCGCCACCGCCGGAGCCGTGATCGGGGACTCGATCGGCTACGCCATCGGCCGCAAGGGCGGACGGCCCCTGCTGGCCTGGCTCGGCGGGAAGTTCCCCAAGCACTTCGGCGAGAGCCAGATCGGCATGGCCGAGCGCTCCTTCCAGAAGTGGGGCATGTGGGCCGTGTTCTTCGGCCGCTTCGTCGCCCTGCTGCGCATCTTCGCCGGTCCGCTGGCCGGTGTGCTGCACATGCCGTACTGGAAGTTCCTCATCGCCAATGTGCTCGGCGGGATCGCCTGGGCGGGCGGCACCACGGCCGTCATCTACTCGGTGGGCGTCGTCGCCGAGGCGTGGCTCAAGCGGTTCTCCTACCTGGGCCTGGCCATCGCGGTCCTGATCGGCCTCGCCTCCATGCTGGTCCTCAAGAACCGCGCGAAGAAGGCCGCCGCCGCGCACTCCGCCGCGGCCGCCGAGCCGGAACCGGACAACGTGCCGGTCGCGGACTGA
- a CDS encoding spermidine synthase: MNESIPVIRDVDHGTARLLPDVDRERAWLLTVDGAPQSYVDLDAPEHLEFEYARRLGHVVDCAADPGEPLDVLHLGGGGLTLPRYVAATRPGSRQEVADADRGLVGLVAEHLPLPADCGIAVHAADARARLEATAPGSVDLLIADVFGGSRVPAHLTSVPYARAAARALRADGIYAANLADGPPFGFLRSQLATFAAVFEELALIAEPGVLRGRRFGNVVLVASRVPFDVPALARRCAADAFAARVEHGASLAAFVNGARPVGDEDAVASPEPPDGAFSLG, encoded by the coding sequence GTGAACGAGTCGATACCCGTCATCCGGGACGTGGACCACGGCACCGCACGCCTCCTCCCGGACGTGGACCGGGAACGGGCCTGGCTGCTCACGGTCGACGGCGCCCCGCAGTCCTACGTGGACCTCGACGCGCCCGAGCACCTGGAGTTCGAGTACGCCCGTCGGCTCGGCCATGTCGTGGACTGCGCGGCGGACCCGGGCGAGCCGCTGGACGTCCTGCACCTGGGCGGCGGCGGCCTCACCCTGCCCCGCTACGTCGCGGCCACCCGCCCCGGCTCCCGGCAGGAGGTGGCGGACGCGGACCGCGGTCTCGTCGGACTCGTCGCGGAGCACCTGCCGCTGCCCGCGGACTGCGGGATCGCCGTGCACGCGGCGGACGCCCGCGCCAGGCTGGAGGCGACCGCTCCCGGCTCGGTGGACCTGCTGATCGCGGACGTCTTCGGCGGGTCCCGGGTCCCCGCCCACCTCACCTCGGTCCCGTACGCCCGGGCGGCGGCGCGGGCGCTGCGGGCGGACGGGATCTACGCCGCGAACCTGGCCGACGGGCCGCCGTTCGGCTTCCTGCGCTCGCAGCTGGCCACGTTCGCCGCGGTCTTCGAGGAGCTGGCGCTGATCGCGGAGCCGGGCGTGCTGCGCGGCCGCCGCTTCGGCAACGTGGTCCTGGTCGCCTCCCGTGTCCCGTTCGACGTACCGGCCCTGGCCCGCCGGTGCGCGGCGGACGCGTTCGCGGCGCGGGTGGAGCACGGCGCGTCGCTGGCCGCGTTCGTCAACGGGGCGCGGCCGGTCGGGGACGAGGACGCGGTGGCGTCACCCGAGCCGCCCGACGGCGCCTTCAGCCTCGGCTGA
- a CDS encoding EamA family transporter, producing the protein MTALFALATSLLWGLADFGGGLLTRRTPALTVVVVSQIITATVLGVIVIATGGWSEAGPRLWYAVAAGVVGPVAMLCFYQALALGPMGVVSPLGSLGVAVPVGIGLIAGERPDLLQGAGVAVAVVGVVLAGGPQLRGAPVQRRAVLLTLVAAFGFGAVMSLISQASTTVTGLFLALFVQRVTNVAVGGGALYVSVRRGGRALPEDGGAAAVRAALPALAFVGLADVAANGTYSMAAQHGPVTVAAVLASLYPVVTALAARGFLKERLRGVQAAGAGLALVGTVLLATG; encoded by the coding sequence ATGACCGCGTTGTTCGCCCTGGCCACCAGCCTCCTGTGGGGGCTGGCCGACTTCGGGGGCGGCCTGCTGACCCGGCGCACACCCGCGCTGACCGTGGTCGTGGTCTCGCAGATCATCACGGCGACGGTGCTGGGCGTGATCGTGATCGCCACGGGCGGCTGGAGCGAGGCGGGGCCCCGGCTCTGGTACGCGGTCGCGGCGGGCGTCGTCGGACCGGTGGCGATGCTCTGCTTCTACCAGGCGCTCGCGCTCGGCCCGATGGGCGTGGTCTCCCCGCTCGGCTCGCTCGGCGTCGCCGTGCCGGTGGGCATCGGGCTGATCGCCGGGGAGCGCCCGGACCTCCTCCAGGGCGCCGGGGTCGCGGTGGCCGTCGTGGGTGTCGTGCTGGCGGGCGGTCCGCAGCTGCGCGGGGCGCCGGTGCAGCGGCGGGCGGTCCTGCTGACCCTGGTGGCGGCCTTCGGCTTCGGGGCCGTGATGTCACTGATCTCCCAGGCGTCGACCACGGTGACCGGGCTGTTCCTCGCCCTGTTCGTGCAGCGCGTCACCAACGTGGCGGTGGGCGGCGGGGCGCTGTACGTCTCCGTGCGGCGCGGCGGCCGGGCACTGCCGGAGGACGGGGGCGCCGCGGCGGTCCGGGCGGCGCTTCCGGCGCTGGCGTTCGTCGGCCTCGCGGACGTCGCGGCCAACGGCACGTACTCCATGGCCGCCCAGCACGGCCCGGTCACCGTCGCCGCGGTGCTGGCCTCGCTGTACCCCGTGGTGACCGCCCTGGCCGCGCGCGGGTTCCTGAAGGAGCGGCTGCGGGGCGTGCAGGCGGCGGGCGCGGGGCTGGCCCTGGTCGGCACGGTGCTGCTCGCGACGGGGTAG